The Sandaracinus amylolyticus genomic interval CCGGAAGCCGGCGGACCTTCAGCCCGCGAACGACCCAGTCGAACACGACCTTCGAGCAGAACACGCCGGTGAAGAGCGACGTGACGATGCCGATCATCAGAGTCACGGCGAAGCCGCGGATCGGGCCGGTGCCGTACTGATAGAGGACGACGCCCGCGATGAACGTCGTGAGCTGGCTGTCGAAGATCGACGTGAACGCGCGCTGATAGCCGAGCTCGACCGCGGAGCGCGGCGACTTGCCGAGGCGCATCTCGTCGCGGATGCGCTCGTTGATCAGCACGTTCGCGTCGACGGCCATACCGATCGTGAGCGCGATGCCCGCGATGCCGGGCATCGTCAACGTGGCCTCGAACGCGGCGAGCACCGCGAGCAGGAAGAGCACGTTGAGGAACACCGCGACGTCCGCGACCAGGCCGCCGACCTGGTAGTAGAACGCCATGAAGAGCAGGACGAGGAGCACGCCGAGGCCGGCTCCGATCGCGCCCTGCACGATCGAGTCGGCGCCGAGCGTCGGGCCGATCAGCTGCTCGTTCGCGGGGCGGATCGGCGCGGGGAGCGCGCCGGCGCGCAGCACGATCGTGAGCTGGTTCGCCTCGTTGAGGATCTGGTTGTAGTCGCGGAACCCGCCGAGCGTGATCTGCGCGCGGCCACCGCCGATGCGCTGCTGGATCACCGGCGCCGAAGCGACGCGGTCGTCGAGCACGATCGCCATGCGGCGCTTCACGTTCGCGCCGGTGAGGCGCTCGAACGCACGCGCGCCCGCGCCGTTGAAGACGATCGAGACGTACGGCTGGTTGTCCTGGGGATCGACGGCGACCGACGCGTCGTCGATCGCGTCACCCGTCAGCTCGGCGCGGTCGTAGAGGTAGTACGTGCGCCACGCCTCCTGGACCTCTTCGCCCTCTTCGACCTCGCCCTGATCGGCCTGGCCGATCGCGAGCTGGTGGTCCTCGGGGATCTGCCCCGAGTCGCGCAGCGAGAGGACGTACTGCTGGAGGCGGTCGCGCGAGCCCTCGCCCGACGCGGTGAGGTAGTAGACGATCTCCTGCGGGTTCTCTTCGCCCGCGGAGACGACCTCGCTCGCGCGCTCGATGCCCTCCGGGAGATCCTGCAGGCCCTGCACGAAGTCCGCGAGGTCGTCGACGACCTTGAACTCGAGGCGGGCGGTGCGCGCGATGATCTCGCGCATCTGCTGGAACTGCGCTTCGCTCGCGCCCGGCAGCTCGACGATGATGTCGGTGTCGCGCGTCATCACCGACGCCTCGCGCAGACCCATCTCGTCGATGCGGTTGCCGATCGTCTCGCGCGCCTGCTCGACCGCGGTCTCGCGAAGGCGCTCGAGGCTGTCGTCGCGCAGCTCGAGCGTGACGTTCGTCTCGGTGCGCTGCGCCTCGCGGAGATCGCCGAAGCTCGTGATCAGATCGCGATCGAGCTCCGCGACGTCCTCGGGGTTCGTGAACGTGACGCGGAAGCCCTGCTCGCCCGACGTCTGGACGCGCACGCGCTCCGCCGTCTCGTCGAGCTGCTCGCGCGTCGGCGGCTCGTTCTCCTCGCAGATCTCGAACTGCTGGCAGAGGCGTTCCACCACCTGCTGCGCGCGGAAGTCACGTCGATCCGCGACCGCCTCGTCGACCTCGACCTCGTACTGCAGGCGCAAGCCGCCGCGGATGTCGAGACCAGGCGCGATCTGGTGGGTGAACGTGCTCTTCACCCACTCCGGCGCAGGAATCCATGCGTCCACGCTCGGCCAGAGCGCGAGCCAAGCCGCCACGACGCACGTGACGACGAACCCCAAACGAAGGTACCAGCCCCTGTCCATGCCGCCTTCTTGCTGACTCGAAACGAGCCCTCGCTGCGATCGCCGACGCGCGGCGGATCAGCCGCGCGCCTCGTCGGGCTTCTTCGCGCCCTTGTCCTCGGTGGTCTTCGCGTCCTTCGTCTCCGTGCTCTCGCGCTTCTCGGGCTCGGGGCCGGCGATGTGCGAGCGGAGCACGTTGATGCGGACCTTGTCGGCGACCGCGAGGATCACCGTGTGCTCGTCGATGCTGATGATCTCGCCGAGGATGCCGCCCGTCGTGCGGACCTTCATCCCCTTGCGGAGCGACTTGAGCAGCGCCTCGGCCTCGTCGCGGCGCTTCTGCTCAGGCCGGATCATGAAGAAATAGGTGAAGAGCAGTACGGCGACCATGATGCCCGCCTGCATCATGCAGTACTGCGAGCCGCCACCGCCGCTACCGCCACCGGATCCACCCCCGGAGCCCGTCGCCGCAGGCTGGAGCCACAGGAGGAGCTGTACGAAGGAGAGGATCACCCGGACACCTCGACGACAGACCCACGTT includes:
- the yajC gene encoding preprotein translocase subunit YajC yields the protein MILSFVQLLLWLQPAATGSGGGSGGGSGGGGSQYCMMQAGIMVAVLLFTYFFMIRPEQKRRDEAEALLKSLRKGMKVRTTGGILGEIISIDEHTVILAVADKVRINVLRSHIAGPEPEKRESTETKDAKTTEDKGAKKPDEARG
- the secD gene encoding protein translocase subunit SecD; translated protein: MDRGWYLRLGFVVTCVVAAWLALWPSVDAWIPAPEWVKSTFTHQIAPGLDIRGGLRLQYEVEVDEAVADRRDFRAQQVVERLCQQFEICEENEPPTREQLDETAERVRVQTSGEQGFRVTFTNPEDVAELDRDLITSFGDLREAQRTETNVTLELRDDSLERLRETAVEQARETIGNRIDEMGLREASVMTRDTDIIVELPGASEAQFQQMREIIARTARLEFKVVDDLADFVQGLQDLPEGIERASEVVSAGEENPQEIVYYLTASGEGSRDRLQQYVLSLRDSGQIPEDHQLAIGQADQGEVEEGEEVQEAWRTYYLYDRAELTGDAIDDASVAVDPQDNQPYVSIVFNGAGARAFERLTGANVKRRMAIVLDDRVASAPVIQQRIGGGRAQITLGGFRDYNQILNEANQLTIVLRAGALPAPIRPANEQLIGPTLGADSIVQGAIGAGLGVLLVLLFMAFYYQVGGLVADVAVFLNVLFLLAVLAAFEATLTMPGIAGIALTIGMAVDANVLINERIRDEMRLGKSPRSAVELGYQRAFTSIFDSQLTTFIAGVVLYQYGTGPIRGFAVTLMIGIVTSLFTGVFCSKVVFDWVVRGLKVRRLPVG